The window TCccaggatggggtggggaggaagggccaGGAATGGATGCCTCTCACTGGTGGGCTAGGGCCTGACCCTCTCAGGGACACTCCTGGGTCCTTGCCTCCCCGGCCTCCCCGGCCTCCCAAGGGCTCCTCGGTAAGACTGCCAACCTCGAGACTCATGAAACTCCAGGGTGACGTGAGCATCAAAGCCCAGGCTGAAGTAGTTGTTGAAGACATCCAGAGGCAGCTGGAAACAGGTCAAGGGGCCAGCATGAGGGCCAGGCCTCACAGGTATCTCCCTGCCCCAGGCCCGGCCTGGGAGCACCGTGCTTGCTCAGCCATGTTTTCAGAGGCCTGTCCTATGGTTCCTAAGATCCACCAGAAAGCTCTTCCCAGCCACCGGCCTGCTTCAGGCTCCGCCCCTCGGCTCCCCGAAGTGCCCTGGACACAGCACCGCCACCCGCGCACTCCCTGCCCAGGGTGTCCTCCCCTGATCCACGTCCTCCCGAGTGCCCTGTTCCGTGGGAGCTCCGCCACGGGACTGTCTTGCTCACTGCTAAGGACGGTGCCTGGCGGGTCGCAGGTGCTCAGTGAATATCTGACTGGCAGCTGCGTAAGCACTGTCTCGTGAGGTACCATTATTCCCACTGCATAGATGAGAAAGCCAAGCTTTGGAGAAGAAGACTCACCCAAGGTCCCAGAACAAGCAGGTGGGAAAGTGGGCCCAGCCTAAGTCTCCTGGGAATCCCAGCCACTGAGGTGGGCAGGGGCCCCTGCCACCCACAGCCCCTGCCCGGGCCCCAGCTGACCCACCCGGTCAGTGGCACCCTCATCACGCTCCTCAGGCCCCGCCTCGGGGTTGGGCTCCGCGCGCAGGTCCCAGCGGTCCAGCTGCACCACGTTCCCCTCCTCCACGTGGGACAGGATCTTGGACACGGGCTCATCTGTGTAGCCCTGGCGGGAGGGAGCAGAAACTGAGCCCTTGCTCGGGACAGGCCTCTCCCACCACACAGCCCACTCCCAGTGGTCCCGCCTCCGGTGGGCTCTCACCCCGCCCCAGTTGAGGGTACGGGCCAAATCGTTGCCAGTGCCCAGGGGCAGGATGGCAACAGGCGGCGGCGGCTTTAAGCGCAGCTGGTCCAGGGTGGAGAGGATCCAGCcgacctggaggggcagagcagaaaAGGCCAGGTCAGGCCAGTGGTGCCCGGcccagcccggcccggcccggcccgggtGAAGCAGGGGACTCACCGTGCCATCGCCCCCGCACGCCAGGATCCGCAGGTTGTGTACTTTGCGGTACATCTCCAGCCTGAGGTCAGGAGACAGGGACGGGTCAGGGTATGTGGACCAGACTTGGAGCTCCAGGCCAGCCTCGGCCGCTGTCCCCACAGAGCCTTGGCCAGTACTTACGCCTCCTTGGGCCCGCCCTGGCTCAGGTCAAAGACTTGTCGGGGATTGAGATACCAGAGGAAGGACTGGATGATCTTTGCACCCTGTGGGGATCAGccaagagggacagggaggaggcaGTCAGGAGTGGCGGGCAGAGGTGAGGAGCACAGGGAGAGGATGCGGGGTCCGGGCTCAATAGAGGCGAGGGGTGGAGACAGGATTAGATTTTTCTCAGGATCGCTGGGAAAGAGAGACGGGGCGGAAGTCTGACGTGGAACCCAGGGAACAGCGGTGGGCtcctgggggcaggggaaggggcaggaagctTGGCCCCCGCCTCCCCCGTGGCTCTGTGGAGCGGGCAGGCTGTGCGTACCTGGTTGCCGCCACTCTTGGGGTTCACAAACACCAGCAGGGGCTTCATGAGGGGGGACGGGGTGGGCCTGATGATGAAGGGTTTCCAGCGGCCCTCCTTAGAGACAGAGAGCCCGTAAGGCTCCTTCCTGTCTTGGAGGAACCTACCCCGATGCTCAGTGGTACCCCTGGGTGTCCTCATGTACCACCTCTGGGTCAGACTGTATGCTGGGCCTGGCCTTAGAGAGGCCACTCAGATCCGACTTCCCACCCTCTTCAGGGCCCCAGAGCTCAAACTGACCCACCAAAGGCTGAGCCAGTGGCATCAGCCCAGGGGCTTGTCCAGGAAACAGGCTCCTCTCTCCCGTCCCCTCCAGCTGCCCAGCTGGGCCCAGGTCTAACCTCGGGACCTTTCTTGCTGGATTTCCTCTTGAAGGaagctctctttttcttcttgcttGCCTTGAGGGTGTTCTGCAAGGAAAGCAGGGGCACCAGGAACAAGGTGGGTGGGCTGAGGTGGCCGGCAGACCCCAGGTGTGCGTGGGTGGGTGTCAAGGGTGCAGGCGGGACTGACCTGGGGCCTGCGGGCACGGAGGATCCAGGTGGGCGGGATAACCACGGCTGCGTGGACCCCCAGGGAACATGGCTCCTCAATCTGCTGCAGCATGAAGCAGGACACCTTGCTGTGGTACTAGGGGAGGAGACACCGCTGAGCTTGGCCGAGCTGGGCACTGGGACCCCAGCCAGGGCAGCACGGGgacagcctgggggtggggcgAGCACCACTCACTGCTTGCTTGCACCAGGAGCAGCTGATGGCCACGATCTCCTTGCTGTGGAAGGCAAACTTCTGCTGGAAGCCCTAGGGTGGACAGGGTAGGGCGGAAAGGGTAGGGCGAACAGAGTAGGGCGGACGGGGTAGGGCAAACGGGGTAGGGTGGACAGTAGGCCGGCCAGGGTGGGGTGGACAGGTAGGGCGGACGGGGTAGAGCGGACAGGGTAGGGAGGACGGGGTAGGGCGGACGGGGTAGGGCAAACGGGGTAGGGTGGACAGTAGGCCGGCCAGGGTGGGGTGGACAGGTAGGGCGGACGGGGTAGAGCGGACAGGGTAGGGAGGACGGGGTAGGGCGGACGGGGTAGGGAGGACGAGGTAGGCCGGACGGGGTAGGGCGGACGGGGTAGGGAGGACGGGGTAGGCAGGACGGGGTAGGGAGGACGGGGTAGGGAGGACGAGGTAGGCCGGACGGGGTAGGGCGGACGGGGTAGGGAGGACGGGGTAGGGAGGACGGGGTAGGCCGGACGGGGTAGGGAGGACGAGGTAGGGCGGACGGGGTAGGGAGGACGGGGTAGGCAGGACGGGGTAGGGCGGACGGGGTAGGGAGGACGGGGTAGGGAGGACGGGGTAGGGCGGACGGGGTAGGGAGGACGGGGTAGGCAGGACGGGGTAGGGAAGATGGGGTAGGCAGGACGAGGTAGGCCGGACGGGGTAGGGAGGACGGGGTAGGCAGGACGGGGTAGGGAAGATGGGGTAGGCAGGACGGGGTAGGCCGGACGGGGTAGGGAGGACGGGGTAGGGCGGACAGGGTAGGGAGGACGGGGTAGGGAGGACGGGGTAGGCCGGACGGGGTAGGGAGGACGGGGTAGGGAGGACGGGGTAGGCAGGACGGGGTAGGGAAGATGGGGTAGGCAGGACGGGGTAGGCCGGACGGGGTAGGGAGGACGGGGTAGGGCGGACAGGGTAGGGAGGACGGGGTAGGGAGGACGGGGTAGGCCGGACGGGGTAGGGAGGACGGGGTAGGGAGGACGGGGTAGGCCGGACGGGGTAGGGAGGACGGGGTAGGCAGGACGGGGTAGGGAGGACGGGGTAGGCAGGACGGGGTAGGGAAGATGGGGTAGGCAGGACGGGGTAGGCCGGACGGGGTAGGGAGGACGGGGTAGGGCGGACAGGGTAGGGAGGACGGGGTAGGGAGGACGGGGTAGGCCGGACGGGGTAGGGAGGACGGGGTAGGGAGGACGGGGTAGGGAGGACGGGGTAGGCCGGACGGGGTAGGGAGGACGGGGTAGGGAGGACGGGGTAGGCAGGACGGGGTAGGGAGGACGGGGTAGGGCGGACGGGGTAGGGCGGACGGGGTAGGCAGGACGGGGTAGGGCGGACGGGGTAGGGAGGACGGGGTAGGCAGGACGGGGTAGGGAAGATGGGGTAGGCAGGACGGGGTAGGGAGGGCGGGGTAGGCAGGACGGGGTAGGGAGGATGGGGTAGGGAGGACGGGGTAGGCCGGACAGGGTAGGGAGAATGGGGTAGGGAGGACGGGGTAGAGCAGACAGGTAGGGCAGACAGGTAGAGCAGACAGGTAGGGCAGACAGGTAGGGCAGACAGGTAGGGTGCAGAGGTTCCATTGTCAACCTCTCCACCCAGGGAAACTGAGCacattttgaaaaactaaaaactgtaaaGTAGGCTCTTAGGGCTGGGAGGCCTGTCCCTCTGAAGTTAACTGCAAAGTGTTGGGTGTGCACTCAGGACCTGCCGGAGGGGAGCCACAGCTCGCTCCTGCCTGGCTCACACCCCTCCTTCCTGACGCAAACCCACCAGGCCCCCGGTCATTCCCGTGAGCATTCCACAACATGCATGGGGGCCCACTACACGCAGACACTGCTGGGCACTGAGAGTCAACGGGGGAAAGAAGGGCAAGGGTCCTAGAGCCTTCAGAGCCCACACGTGCTGAgggacacagcaagaaggagaCAGTGAACGAGTGAGCAGAACCACTGCGAACAGAGCTTGGGAAGAGCGCCTGCAGTCTGTCTTTGAGCCCCACTCCTCCAGGAGGGCAGGGCCCGCTGCCACTCAGCGCTCCCCCAACAGGCACTCAACAAACACCCGCTGAGCGAGGGACTAAGTCCACACTGCCGCAGaggccccctcctgccctcagagTCCAGATGCTGCCCCAGAAGAccccttcctccctgctctcctgCTCAGCCTGGAACTGACTGTGCAGAGGACCTGGCTCAGAGTGAGCTCTGGGACTCTGCACTCTAGGGACACAGTGAAGGGCAGGCCACACTAGATACACAGCATGGAGCTCAGGAGCCACGGAGTCAGGTTCTTGGGCCTCTCACCTTCCCACAGTGCCGACACTTGCCATCCTGCCGTCGCCTGTGTACCCAGTGGTGCCGCACAAAGGTTGGCTGGTGGAGAGAAGTTTCACTGGAGTCAGTAAGGGGTGGGGAGACAAGCCCTGAGCATGGCCTGTACCCCTTAGGATATTTGTGATGAGAAGTGGGGCTGCAGGAAGCTTCCCACAGTCCTGTGCGTGAGATACAGGGCCCAGGGCAGGGTGAAGGCTCAGAGGAGAGGCTCCTGGAGGCAGGCAGCACCCCGCCCTTCTGCAGGCAGGGCCAGTCCGACCCTCCCGCTTTGTGACCTCAACCCTTGCACCTAGCTGGGTCCCAGAGCAATCTAGGAAGAGCTGAGCCCTCTGGTGGCACTTGAGAGACACTGCAGAGAGGTTCACTCAGGAAAGTTGGGGTTTCCTTGCCCTTAACTACCTTGGGTACTTACTTCACGGACGTTCCTGGAGCCCGATTCACGGAAGGATGGCTTACAACGGAAATTTATCTGTGAAAGGTTACAGTGACCACCAGAATGTCAGAACATCTCTTCAGGGTTAGGCATATGACCACTCCCTGAAGTAAAGGGTCACTCAGAGTTATCTTTGCAAGGTAGGGATGGTTCCAAATTGTCCTAGGAGCCCTCAGAACACGAGACACCACCTCTGAAGTctgctgcctcctgcctcctctgcacTAGCCAGAAAAAAATCTATCTCTGCCCAGGATCGTGGGAAGGGGGCGAGACAGGGAGTTTCCTGTCTGCTTCCCCCACTAAAACGGCACCATGCTTCCCTCCTAGCTCCTTCCTTGACCTCCAGCACTCCCAGCTGAGGCGCCTGCAGGCTCGTGCTGACTGGTCCTGGGAGACCTTTAGCTAATCTGTGGAACCCTGGTTTGACTTTTCACTTTAGGTGGTGGTGCCAATCTGTAATGCCTGGGCTgcatttgcttctctttccctaaCTCCCTGTGTCAGCCTTAGTTAGCAAAGTCATAGGAAAGCTTCATTCTACAAGTCAGAGGCTGGAGCACACAGCCCACGTTTGCCGGGTCCGTGCCGTACTCGGTCATTCAGGCTGCCCCGTGTGCTGGCCCAGGTTTCTGCTACCTGGTGGTCCTGATAGGCCGCGGcagccctcctccctgcctgggTCCTCCTGCCCGGTGTCCCTGTTACCTCCCTATAGACGCACTGGGCCCAGccgacccccccacccccaccccgcagaCACACTGTGGACAATGAACTCTGGGAAAAGGTCTCCACAGTAGCAGTGTATAGGGGCAGAGCCAGGCTTAGGGACTACACAGGACTGGGCCAGCCACAGCTGAGGTATGAAGCTTCAGCAGGGCAATGGCCCTTTCTAAGTGTCAGGCTGGACACTGAAAAAATGGTGTCAATGCCGTCATTTAATTCCTCCTGTTGAGTAACAGTCAGTGTGCCCCCCTCTGGGCGTGGGGATACAGCAGCTAATCAAGggtggagccaggattcaaatgtGGGCATTTCAGCTCGAGGGTCCTTGCTCTTCACCACCACGCATGCTGGGGCATGCCTGGCAGGTGATGCCTGTGTAACGTACGTGTGTGCAGACATATGTGTGCACTCTGAGAGGGCTTCTGCACCcaaaggggaagggtgggaagagGTGAGTAGCCACACTCACCTTCTCCAGCTGTTCAATGCAGGGCGTGTGCACCACAATCTTGCAGGCTGCACACTTCCTCCGGGGCACTGATTtctgctgtgggaaaaagggggGCCCCCGAGGCACAGCTAACTCCACCCAGGAGGCTGCTCCGAGGGCAGGCAGGGAAATCCTTGCCTCTGCCCTAGCGCACCTGCCCTCTGGGAGTACCAGGAACCCCCACTATTGACTCCTGGCATGAGGACACAGCTCTCATTCCTCTCACCATCCTCAGGGAGCCCAGAGCAGAGGTGCTCAGGTGAGAGAGAGCCTTGTTCCCACCTTTCCCTGGAAGGGCGGCAGCTGTCCAGCCAGCAGGGGTCAGCTTCAGCTTATAGGTTTCTAGATCGGGCTCCACCACCAGGGGGCAGCGTGCTGCACACAGCTCACTCACCAGCATCTTAGCTACACAGTACTGCTCCCCCACATAGCAGAAGTCCCCGGAAACATTGGTCTCGAACCAGATGTGTTCCCCATAGGTCGCCGACTCCTAAACCATAGGATAAGCGTTCTCAGTGCACACCTGCTGCCCAACTCACCAGTCAGCTCCTGCCCTGGCCCATCAACCCTCTCTCCCACGGCAaacctgctccagccacctgaaTCTACTTTGCTCCACTCTGTTttctccactctctctactcttgaAGACCTGCTCAAACATGGCCACCCCAGGAGGTGTGCCCCTAACCCCATAGGCCCAAGGGCTCCTCTGGCAGCTGCCCACAGTACCTCCACTCCCAactgctctgtggcccacagCCCGGTGGGGACTGGTGCCCATCTGCCCCTCCAGCACCAAGCCACTCACGCTCCAGTCCACAGTGCTCCGGATCTGCCGCTCTGGCTCACCGCACGGGGCCCCGGGAGCAGGCGGAGGGGGTGCCAGGTGCTGAAGGCCCGACTTGGTGATGGCTTTCCTATAAAAAAAGGAGACAGCTGAAGCCAGCTGAGCACTTGGCGActctgcttccttccctccccaaCCTAGACCTCTGCCTTCAATGTGACCTCAACCCAAGGCCAGGACAGGGATAGCAATAGGGAGAGTAGAGGACTGCTCCCACTGTCACCAGGAGCCCAAGGCTCGGAGAGAATTTCTGCACGAGAAAGCCTTCCTCACAGCCCTTCTAGGGTACAATGTTCCAAAGCAGGGTGCCTCAGGCCAGGCAGGGCCTCAAGGCCCGTGTCCCCCACGCCAGCCTCCCTGGAGGCCGTGCCACTCACCCTGCCAGCTGCGGCTATACCTACGCAAGCAGGGCGCTCCAGGCCTGGGGTCCAGCCGACTTGCGCCGCAGGGCTACCTGGCGCCTGCGAGAGAGTGGGCGCACACGGGCGGGCAGCAGGGGGCTAGCTGTGGTGCCTGCGGCTCTGGGGCCCCCAGGTCCAGGGTGCTGGCCCGAGGGGCGCTGCTGGCTGAGGCGCCGATAGCAACCGTGCAGGCCCCAGAGAGCATGGTCATACACCACATCAGCAGGGAGCAGGTGGGAGGAGGCTCGGTGCCCACGTAGGCAACGGGGCACAGGCAGCAGGGCCCAGGCACCCTGGTGAGGGGGTGGCCCTGGTTTCTTGGTGCCTCGCTGGTCAGCACTCAATGCTGCAACTGTCACATCCTCCTCCTGgaccccctcctcttccttctcctcatcCACCAGCCCGGCCAACAGCAGAGGTGCACCCAGGAGCTGAGCCCCAACAATGGCGGGCTGTGGGTGGGGCCCCTCATCCACGATGAAGCGGGGGTTGTGGGCGGGCGGCGCGGTGCTGGAGCGGCGGCGGTTGGTGCCCCGGGGCCGCATCCCGCAGCCCAGGAGGCAGCCCTGGGGCTGTGCGCTGGAGCGGCGCCGCTGTGCCAGCGAGGCAGAGGCCTGCCCGGCAGGTGAGCGGCGCCGGGCCTTGCCCGTCGGCAGCCCCACACCATTGGGCCTCCGCTGTCCCTCTCCAGGACCTGGCGCCTTCCACTGGAAGTGTCTCCTAAAAAATGTCTCCATGCAGGGATAGGCAGGTGCCTGTTGGGCACAGAGACCAGGAGTATCATGAGCTGGGCTGGGCCATGTCCCATCCTGTGCCCTGAGCCCAGTCACAGCCTTGGCCCTTTGAGCAGAGAAGA is drawn from Saccopteryx leptura isolate mSacLep1 chromosome 1, mSacLep1_pri_phased_curated, whole genome shotgun sequence and contains these coding sequences:
- the DGKZ gene encoding diacylglycerol kinase zeta isoform X1, which gives rise to METFFRRHFQWKAPGPGEGQRRPNGVGLPTGKARRRSPAGQASASLAQRRRSSAQPQGCLLGCGMRPRGTNRRRSSTAPPAHNPRFIVDEGPHPQPAIVGAQLLGAPLLLAGLVDEEKEEEGVQEEDVTVAALSADQRGTKKPGPPPHQGAWALLPVPRCLRGHRASSHLLPADVVYDHALWGLHGCYRRLSQQRPSGQHPGPGGPRAAGTTASPLLPARVRPLSRRRQVALRRKSAGPQAWSALLAKAITKSGLQHLAPPPPAPGAPCGEPERQIRSTVDWSESATYGEHIWFETNVSGDFCYVGEQYCVAKMLQKSVPRRKCAACKIVVHTPCIEQLEKINFRCKPSFRESGSRNVREPTFVRHHWVHRRRQDGKCRHCGKGFQQKFAFHSKEIVAISCSWCKQAYHSKVSCFMLQQIEEPCSLGVHAAVVIPPTWILRARRPQNTLKASKKKKRASFKRKSSKKGPEEGRWKPFIIRPTPSPLMKPLLVFVNPKSGGNQGAKIIQSFLWYLNPRQVFDLSQGGPKEALEMYRKVHNLRILACGGDGTVGWILSTLDQLRLKPPPPVAILPLGTGNDLARTLNWGGGYTDEPVSKILSHVEEGNVVQLDRWDLRAEPNPEAGPEERDEGATDRLPLDVFNNYFSLGFDAHVTLEFHESREANPEKFNSRFRNKMFYAGTAFSDFLMGSSKDLAKHIRVVCDGTDLTPKIQDLKPQCIVFLNIPRYCAGTMPWGHPGEHHDFEPQRHDDGYLEVIGFTMTSLAALQVGGHGERLTQCREVVLTTSKAIPVQVDGEPCKLAASRIRIALRNQATMVQKAKRRSAAPLHSDQQPVPEQLQIQVSRVSMHDYEALHYDKEQLKEASVPLGTVVVPGDSDLELCRAHIERLQQEPDGAGAKSPTCQKLSAKWCFLDATTASRFYRIDRAQEHLNYVTEIAQDEIYILDPELLGASARPDLPTPTSPLPSSPCSPTPRSLPGYAAPPTGEELVEAAKRNDFCKLQELHRAGGDLMHRDHQSRTLLHHAVSTGSKEVVRYLLDHAPQEILDAVEENGETCLHQAAALGQRTICHYIVEAGASLMKTDQQGDTPRQRAEKAQDTELAAYLENRQHYQMVQREDQETAV
- the DGKZ gene encoding diacylglycerol kinase zeta isoform X2; this translates as METFFRRHFQWKAPGPGEGQRRPNGVGLPTGKARRRSPAGQASASLAQRRRSSAQPQGCLLGCGMRPRGTNRRRSSTAPPAHNPRFIVDEGPHPQPAIVGAQLLGAPLLLAGLVDEEKEEEGVQEEDVTVAALSADQRGTKKPGPPPHQGAWALLPVPRCLRGHRASSHLLPADVVYDHALWGLHGCYRRLSQQRPSGQHPGPGGPRAAGTTASPLLPARVRPLSRRRQVALRRKSAGPQAWSALLAKAITKSGLQHLAPPPPAPGAPCGEPERQIRSTVDWSESATYGEHIWFETNVSGDFCYVGEQYCVAKMLKSVPRRKCAACKIVVHTPCIEQLEKINFRCKPSFRESGSRNVREPTFVRHHWVHRRRQDGKCRHCGKGFQQKFAFHSKEIVAISCSWCKQAYHSKVSCFMLQQIEEPCSLGVHAAVVIPPTWILRARRPQNTLKASKKKKRASFKRKSSKKGPEEGRWKPFIIRPTPSPLMKPLLVFVNPKSGGNQGAKIIQSFLWYLNPRQVFDLSQGGPKEALEMYRKVHNLRILACGGDGTVGWILSTLDQLRLKPPPPVAILPLGTGNDLARTLNWGGGYTDEPVSKILSHVEEGNVVQLDRWDLRAEPNPEAGPEERDEGATDRLPLDVFNNYFSLGFDAHVTLEFHESREANPEKFNSRFRNKMFYAGTAFSDFLMGSSKDLAKHIRVVCDGTDLTPKIQDLKPQCIVFLNIPRYCAGTMPWGHPGEHHDFEPQRHDDGYLEVIGFTMTSLAALQVGGHGERLTQCREVVLTTSKAIPVQVDGEPCKLAASRIRIALRNQATMVQKAKRRSAAPLHSDQQPVPEQLQIQVSRVSMHDYEALHYDKEQLKEASVPLGTVVVPGDSDLELCRAHIERLQQEPDGAGAKSPTCQKLSAKWCFLDATTASRFYRIDRAQEHLNYVTEIAQDEIYILDPELLGASARPDLPTPTSPLPSSPCSPTPRSLPGYAAPPTGEELVEAAKRNDFCKLQELHRAGGDLMHRDHQSRTLLHHAVSTGSKEVVRYLLDHAPQEILDAVEENGETCLHQAAALGQRTICHYIVEAGASLMKTDQQGDTPRQRAEKAQDTELAAYLENRQHYQMVQREDQETAV